The genomic DNA ATAGCCCATATAGAACCCCACCTTTAAGGTGATTGTACCGGATTCCCCCTTCACCTGTCATTATTTCCTTTTGATTTTTATGAGTTCGCCTTCTTCCACGGTGATCTTCACCTTTTCACCCACACGGTAATCCAAATACCGATCACAGTCGACTTCATAAGTTGTTTCATTGCTGAAGGTGATGGAGCAACGATGACCTGAAACGTCAATTTCACGTCCCGTCTTCACGCCTTGAGCCGTATTTTCGTTTATGGGATAAAACTTTTCTTCAATGGTGAGCCATCCATTATGAGCGCCATTCATCCATTTTATGACTCCAAGTCCAATCAAAAGAAAGACCAGTATGCCTAAGACGATGAGTTTCAAACCGATTTTACCCACGTTCCCCCTCCTAGATATAGCTATAAAAGGTATATGCAGGGAAAAGGACATTCATGAAAAAGGATTCCTCTTTACAAGGTGAAAAAAATAAGATATGGTTTAACTACCGACCGTTAGTTAGTTGATGCAAGGAGGGATTTCGTTGAAGTTCGATAATAAGAAAAAAATAAAACAAACAGCCTTGGATTTATTCGGACAAAAAGGTTATGAAGAAACCTCTCTGAGTGATATTGCAGCTGTGGTTGGAATAAAAAAACCTTCCATTTACAATCATTTTTCAAGCAAAGAAGAGATTTTCACGGATGTCATAGAAGATCTCATCAAATCTGAAATCACTTCCTATCACAAACTGCATGAGATTGAACATCCAGGCTCAGCCATCGAACAAGTGCGCAGGGTCTTTGACTCTTTCTGCCACCGCCTGTTGACGACTAAGGAGGCGCGGTTGTGGAAACGGGTAAGCTTCTATCCCCCTGACCCATTCAAGGAATTCATCAGCAAAAAGTTCTATGAACTTGAAGTCGAATATAGCCGCCTGCTCCGCTCCATTCACGATAGCGGAAAAAGGAACGGATACTTCATGCACATCGATGTGGACCAGTTTACTGCGTCATTCTTATGTCTTATCGACGGGGTATTCCTCGAACATCATTATTATACGGAAGAAATCTTCAAAGAACGGATTGAGTCGATCTGGAAGGTCTATGAACTAGGATTGACCAACAACAAAGGAGTGTAGAACATCATGGGTTGGATTTATGTCATCATCGGAGGGATCCTGGAAATCGGCTGGGCGACCGGGCTCTCCCTATCAGAAGGATTTACAAGGCCGGTGCCGAGTATCATCACGGCCATCCTGATCCTGATCAGCTTTTATTTCTTTTCAAATTCAATGAAGCTCCTCCCCATCGGAACTGCTTATGCGGTTTTCACAGGGATAGGTGCTGCAGGTACGGCCATAGTCGGCATGTTCATTCTCGGTGATGGGGTCAGCACGCTGAAGATTCTCTTTGTCGCCCTGCTCATATTTGGGATCATCGGTCTGAAGATGAGTGACAAGGAAGAACAGGAAGAAAGGGGGGCTCAGTAATGGCATGGCTCGCACTGATTGCCGCAGGATGCTGCGAAGTGGTCATGGTTTCGTTCATGAAGCTTTCCGAAGGATTCAAACGGATCGTTCCCACAGCCGTGTGTTTCGTTGCAGGCGCACTAAGCTTCTATCTCTTGTCTGTTGCCTTATTGGAGATACCCGTCAGTACAGGATACGGTATCTGGACCGGTAT from Rossellomorea marisflavi includes the following:
- a CDS encoding TetR/AcrR family transcriptional regulator — encoded protein: MKFDNKKKIKQTALDLFGQKGYEETSLSDIAAVVGIKKPSIYNHFSSKEEIFTDVIEDLIKSEITSYHKLHEIEHPGSAIEQVRRVFDSFCHRLLTTKEARLWKRVSFYPPDPFKEFISKKFYELEVEYSRLLRSIHDSGKRNGYFMHIDVDQFTASFLCLIDGVFLEHHYYTEEIFKERIESIWKVYELGLTNNKGV
- a CDS encoding DMT family transporter, producing MGWIYVIIGGILEIGWATGLSLSEGFTRPVPSIITAILILISFYFFSNSMKLLPIGTAYAVFTGIGAAGTAIVGMFILGDGVSTLKILFVALLIFGIIGLKMSDKEEQEERGAQ
- a CDS encoding DMT family transporter, with amino-acid sequence MAWLALIAAGCCEVVMVSFMKLSEGFKRIVPTAVCFVAGALSFYLLSVALLEIPVSTGYGIWTGIGSAGAVLMGMIFFREAKDVKRIAFILCIVGSIIGLKIVS